The proteins below come from a single Gimesia alba genomic window:
- a CDS encoding glycoside hydrolase family 2 protein produces MHPRRLISLSSLAVLFRNALAMALMICSPTLALAQEINDQWRYTLQKPAEGWQATEFDDRAWNEGFGGFGTRSTPGSRIGTIWKTKNIWLRKSFQLKEIPQRPALMVHHDDETEIFINGKPVTELKGWTSSYSVIPLDEKGRQTLQKGKNLLAVHCFQDGGGQFIDVHVVDIKHVPQLPPPQRSTVPFKSKLITKWGEQVTPEDAWTEYPRPQLERDNWKNLNGHWDYAITALDQKKIPRDWTGNILVPFCLESKLGGVQRLLNPTEALWYRRTFEAPQSVDRRTLLNFEAVDYFCDVFVNRKFVGSHRGGHTPFSFDVTEQIRPGKNSVIVRVKDATESWQLRGKQTLDPRGIWYTQVSGIWQTVWLEQVGASYIEDLKIQTDTKMGTITVRPQINNGQPNQTVQIIVKDGDQQVAEAKGTDGELSITVPDAKLWSPDSPHLYHLEITLIENGNVTDQVKSYAGIRSVSKIRDKDGQLRFTLNGKTIFHWGPLDQGWWPDGLLTPPSDEALLFDIEYLKSAGFNMIRKHIKVEPRRFYYHCDRLGMMVWQDQVSAGHKPPWTRLKPNPKDAKWPDQHHDQYMVELERMIDTLENHPCIVVWVPFNEAWGQHRTMEVGKWIVKRDPSRLINIASGGNFWPVGDVVDAHQYPHPGFPFEPGRFDDYIKVIGEFGGHGYPMKDHLWDSTRRNWGYGDLPKNEAEYQTRYQKSLQLLDDLRKRGIAAGVYTQTTDVEGEINGLMTYDRRVIKIPAEDLAKLHELLFSDNP; encoded by the coding sequence ATGCATCCAAGACGACTAATATCCTTATCCTCGCTTGCCGTATTGTTTCGCAATGCTCTGGCAATGGCGTTGATGATCTGCAGTCCCACATTGGCTCTGGCACAGGAAATCAATGATCAATGGCGATATACGCTCCAAAAACCTGCCGAAGGATGGCAAGCAACAGAGTTCGATGACCGTGCGTGGAACGAGGGCTTCGGCGGATTCGGTACACGTAGTACTCCCGGTTCACGTATCGGAACCATTTGGAAAACGAAAAACATCTGGTTGCGGAAATCATTTCAACTGAAAGAGATCCCGCAAAGGCCCGCGCTGATGGTACACCATGATGATGAAACCGAAATTTTCATTAACGGCAAGCCGGTCACGGAATTAAAAGGCTGGACTTCCAGCTACAGCGTGATTCCCTTGGATGAAAAAGGACGTCAAACCCTTCAGAAAGGGAAGAACCTGCTGGCGGTCCACTGCTTTCAGGATGGAGGGGGGCAATTTATCGATGTGCACGTGGTCGATATCAAGCACGTTCCCCAGTTGCCCCCTCCCCAACGCAGTACGGTCCCCTTTAAATCCAAATTGATCACAAAATGGGGCGAACAGGTTACCCCTGAAGACGCGTGGACCGAATACCCGCGTCCGCAACTTGAGCGCGACAACTGGAAGAATTTGAATGGTCACTGGGACTATGCCATCACAGCCCTGGATCAGAAGAAAATCCCCCGAGACTGGACGGGAAATATCCTGGTCCCATTCTGCCTGGAATCGAAACTGGGGGGCGTTCAACGGTTACTCAATCCCACGGAAGCACTCTGGTATCGCCGCACCTTCGAAGCACCCCAGTCAGTTGATCGTCGTACGCTGCTCAACTTTGAAGCTGTCGATTACTTCTGCGACGTGTTTGTGAATCGCAAATTTGTCGGCTCTCATCGAGGCGGACATACGCCGTTCTCGTTTGATGTGACTGAGCAGATTCGCCCCGGTAAAAATAGTGTGATCGTTCGCGTCAAAGATGCCACCGAAAGCTGGCAACTCCGTGGCAAACAAACACTTGATCCACGCGGAATCTGGTACACCCAGGTCTCCGGCATCTGGCAGACCGTCTGGCTGGAACAGGTCGGAGCAAGTTACATCGAAGATCTGAAGATTCAAACGGATACTAAGATGGGCACCATCACAGTTCGCCCCCAGATTAACAACGGTCAGCCCAATCAAACGGTCCAGATCATCGTCAAAGACGGGGATCAACAAGTCGCCGAAGCCAAAGGCACCGACGGTGAATTATCAATAACCGTTCCCGACGCGAAACTCTGGTCTCCCGACTCACCGCATCTCTATCATCTGGAAATCACCTTGATCGAGAACGGCAACGTCACCGATCAGGTCAAGTCTTACGCGGGAATTCGCAGCGTCAGCAAAATCCGCGACAAAGACGGCCAGCTGCGATTCACCCTCAACGGAAAAACGATCTTTCACTGGGGACCCCTGGATCAAGGCTGGTGGCCCGATGGGCTCTTAACTCCCCCTTCGGATGAAGCCCTGTTATTTGACATTGAATATCTGAAATCCGCCGGTTTCAATATGATCCGCAAGCACATTAAAGTTGAGCCACGACGGTTTTACTATCATTGTGACCGACTGGGCATGATGGTCTGGCAGGATCAGGTCAGTGCAGGACACAAACCGCCCTGGACACGACTCAAACCCAATCCGAAAGACGCCAAATGGCCCGATCAACATCACGATCAGTACATGGTCGAACTGGAACGGATGATCGACACGCTGGAGAATCATCCCTGTATCGTGGTCTGGGTTCCATTCAACGAAGCCTGGGGACAACACCGAACCATGGAAGTCGGAAAATGGATCGTCAAACGCGATCCGTCTCGGCTGATCAACATCGCCAGCGGCGGCAATTTCTGGCCCGTCGGTGATGTGGTCGATGCGCACCAATATCCTCACCCCGGCTTTCCCTTTGAACCCGGTCGTTTTGACGACTATATCAAAGTCATCGGAGAGTTCGGCGGACACGGTTATCCAATGAAAGACCACTTATGGGATTCCACCCGCCGCAACTGGGGTTATGGGGATCTACCCAAAAACGAAGCCGAATATCAAACCCGTTATCAGAAATCACTCCAGTTACTGGACGACCTCCGCAAACGGGGCATCGCAGCCGGAGTGTATACACAGACAACCGATGTCGAAGGAGAAATCAACGGCTTAATGACCTACGATCGCAGGGTCATTAAAATCCCCGCAGAAGATCTCGCCAAACTCCACGAATTACTCTTCTCAGACAACCCCTAG
- a CDS encoding aldose epimerase family protein gives MKTCSLFTAIVLCLAASALGQVEDFDSIKLYTLKNNSGMTVKVTNYGAIITSITVPDRNGKMADIALGYNRVEDYINAVDKPYFGAIVGRYGNRIAKGQFTLNGETYSLAKNNGENHLHGGIIGLDKVVWDATQVSPTKIELTYLAKDHEEGYPGNLNIKVTYTLTNKNQLIVDYLATTDKATPVNLTQHTYFNLKGEGAGTILDHELMLNAKKYTPVDETLIPTGELAAVAGTPFDFTSAKPIGRDINQKDEQLKFGGGFDHNWVLDKNGKENQLTLAAKVYEPESGRVLEISTTEPGIQFYCGNFLDGRLTGKSGKPYVHRGGFCLETQHYPDSPNQPNFPTTILKPGEEYKSTTVFQFSTK, from the coding sequence ATGAAAACATGCTCATTATTTACTGCCATTGTTTTATGCCTGGCTGCCTCTGCCTTGGGTCAGGTGGAAGATTTCGACAGCATCAAGCTGTATACGTTGAAAAACAATTCTGGCATGACAGTCAAGGTCACCAACTACGGTGCCATCATCACATCCATTACCGTCCCAGACCGCAACGGAAAAATGGCAGACATTGCCCTCGGTTACAATCGTGTTGAGGACTACATCAACGCGGTGGATAAGCCCTACTTCGGCGCCATCGTGGGCCGCTACGGTAACCGCATCGCCAAAGGCCAATTCACGCTCAACGGCGAAACGTATTCCCTCGCTAAAAATAATGGCGAGAACCATCTGCACGGCGGCATCATCGGCCTCGATAAAGTCGTCTGGGACGCAACCCAGGTTTCTCCGACAAAAATCGAACTGACCTACCTCGCCAAGGACCACGAAGAAGGTTACCCGGGAAACCTCAACATTAAAGTCACCTACACACTGACCAACAAGAATCAATTGATCGTGGACTACCTCGCGACAACCGACAAAGCAACCCCCGTCAATCTGACGCAGCACACTTACTTCAACCTGAAAGGGGAAGGCGCCGGCACCATTCTCGACCACGAACTGATGCTGAATGCCAAAAAATATACACCCGTTGATGAAACATTGATCCCCACCGGCGAACTGGCGGCTGTCGCAGGCACACCATTTGACTTTACCTCAGCCAAACCCATTGGCCGGGACATCAATCAAAAGGATGAACAGTTGAAATTCGGCGGCGGCTTTGATCACAATTGGGTCCTCGACAAAAACGGCAAAGAAAATCAGCTGACACTCGCCGCCAAAGTGTATGAACCTGAGTCAGGACGCGTTCTCGAAATCAGCACCACCGAACCCGGAATTCAATTCTATTGCGGCAACTTCCTGGACGGGCGTTTGACTGGAAAGTCGGGCAAACCGTACGTGCATCGCGGCGGCTTCTGCCTGGAAACACAACACTATCCCGACAGTCCCAATCAACCCAATTTCCCGACCACGATCTTAAAACCGGGTGAGGAATACAAATCGACCACGGTCTTTCAATTTTCAACGAAATAA